The sequence CTGCCGGCCGGCATGTTCTCGACCTCGTCGACCACCTCGTCATTCAACACCTTTTCCACGCCGGCGGGGATGCTCTCGGGGAACTCCGCCTCGCGCGAGTCGATCCAGCTCACCTTGCACGGCAGGCTGGCGAGCAGCGGCACCAGCGCGCGGCCGACGTGGCCGGCGCCGAACACCGCTATATGAGCCTGCGGCTGGCCCATCGGCTCGAACAGCAGCACGGTGGCGCCGCCGCAGCACTGGCCGAGGCTCGCGCCCAGGCTGAAGCGCTCCAGGCGCGGCTCGCGGCTGCGCTGCTCGAGCATCTCGCGGGCGATCTGCTGGGCCTTGTACTCCAGGTGGCCGCCGCCGATGGTGTCGTACAGCTTCTCGGCGCTGACGACCATCTTCGAGCCGGCATTGCGCGGCGTGGAGCCGCGCTCCTCGATGATGGTCACCAGCACGGCGGCTTCGCCGCGTTGCTGCAGGTCGGCGAGGGCGCTGATCCAGTTCATGGCTTCACCTCGGTAGTTGGCTTTTCGTAGGAGCGAGCTTGCTCGCGAAGGGGGCGAGAGCAAGCTCGCTCCTACAGGGTTACGCCGGTTCGGTTTGGGTTTGTGGCAGGGCGGCCTGCTGCGCCTTCAGCTTGCGCATCTGCTCCACGCCCCAGAGCACCCGCTCCGGCGTCGCCGGGGCGTCGATCTGCGGCTGCACGCGGTAGTCCGCCAGGCTCGCCACGGCGTCCTTGATCGCGCAGAACACCGAGATGCCGAGCATGAACGGCGGCTCGCCGACGGCCTTGGAGTGGAACACCGTCTGCTCCGGGTTCTTGCGGTTCTCCACCAGCTTCACCCGCAAATCCTGCGGCATGTCGGCGATGGCCGGGATCTTGTAGCTCGCCGGGCCGTTGGTCATCAGCTTGCCCTTGGCGTTCCAGACCAGCTCTTCCATGGTCAGCCAGCCCATGCCCTGGACGAAGCCGCCTTCCACCTGGCCGATGTCGATGGCGGGGTTCAGCGAGTCGCCGACGTCATGGAGGATGTCGGTGCGCAGCATGCGGTACTCGCCGGTGAGGGTGTCGACCAGCACTTCCGAGCAGGACACGCCGAAGGCGTAGTAGTAGAACGGCCGGCCGCGCGCCTTGTCGCGGTCGTAATAGATCTTCGGCGTGCGGTAAAAGCCGGTGGAGGAGAGCGATACCTGGCCGAAGTAGGCCTGCTGGATCAGCTCCTCGAAAGGCACGAACTGGTCGCGCACGCGCACCTGGTTGTTGCGGAACTCGACGTCTTCCTCAGTGACCTTCCAGTGCCTGGCGGCGAACTCGACCAGGCGCTGCTTGATGATCTCCGCGGCGTTCTGCGCGGCCTTGCCGTTCAAGTCGGCACCGGAGGACGCGGCGGTCGGCGAGGTGTTCGGCACCTTGTCGGTGTTGGTCGCGGTGATCTGCACGCGCTCGATGTCGACCTGGAAGACTTCTGCCACCACCTGCGCGACCTTGGTGTTCAGGCCCTGGCCCATCTCGGTGCCACCGTGGTTCAGGTGGATGCTGCCGTCGGTGTAGATGTGGATCAGCGCGCCGGCCTGGTTGAGGAAGGTGGCGGTGAAGCTGATGCCGAATTTAACCGGGGTCAGCGCCAGGCCTTTCTTCAGCACCGGGCTCTTGGCGTTGAATTCGCGTATCTCGGCGCGGCGCTTGGTGTATTCGGCGCTGGCCTCCAGTTCGGCAGTCATTTCCTCCAGCAGGTTGTGCTCCACCTGCTGGTAGTAGTGGGTGACGTTGCGGTCTTCCTTGCCGTAGTAGTTGCGCTTGCGCACCTCCAGCGGGTCCTTGCCCAGGTGGCGGGCGACGGCGTCCATGATTTCCTCGATGGCGACCATCCCTTGCGGGCCGCCGAAGCCGCGGTAGGCGGTGTTCGAGGCGGTGTTGGTCTTGCAGCGGTGGCCGTTGACCGTGGCGTTGCCGAGGAAGTAGGCGTTGTCGGAGTGGAACATCGCGCGGTCGACGATGGAGCCGGAGAGGTCCGGCGAGTAGCCGCAGTTGCCGGCCAAGTCGATGTTGATGCCGTGCAGCAGGCCGTCATCGTCGAAGCCGACGTCGTACTCGACGTAGAAGGGGTGGCGCTTGCCGGTCATCTGCATGTCTTCGACGCGCGGCAGGCGCATCTTCGCCGGGCGCCCGGTCAGGCGCGCGATGACGGCGCACAGGCAGGCGGGCGCGGCTGCCTGGGTTTCCTTGCCGCCGAAGCCGCCGCCCATGCGGCGCATGTCGATCACCACCTTGTTGAAGGAAATGCCGAGCACTTCGGCGACGAGCTTCTGCACCTCAGTGGGGTTCTGCGTGGAGGTGTAGACGATCACGCCGCCGTCCTCGGTGGGCATGACCGAGGAGATTTGCGTCTCCAGGTAGAAGTGCTCCTGGCCGCCGATGTGCAGGGTGCCCTGGATGCGGTTCGGTGCGCTGGCCAGCATGGCGGCCGAGTCGCCGATCTTGTGTTGATGGCTGTCGAGCACGAAGTGCTTCTTGCGCAGTGCCTCGACCACGTCGAGCACCGGTTCCAGGTCCTCGTACTCAATGATCGCTGCCATGGCTGCCTTGCGTGCGGTCTCCAGGCTGTCGGCGGCCACCGCGATGACCATCTGGCCGACGTACTCGACCTTGCCGTCGGCCAGCAGCGGGTCGCCGGCGACCACCGGGCCGATATCCAGCTGGCCGGGCACGTCGTCCTTGGTGATGGCAATGGCCACGCCGGGGAAGTCGTAGCAGGGGCTGACGTCCAGCTTGGTGATGCGCGCGTGGGCGCGGTCGCTCATGCGGGCGTAGACGTGCAACTGGTTGGGGAATTCCAGGCGGTCGTCGATGTACACCGCTTCGCCGCTGACATGCTTGGGAGCGCTTTCGTGCTTGACGCTCTTGCCGACGCCAGTGGTCAGGTCGGCGCGGAACAGGGCGGCGAGTTCTTCCTGGCTTTTCTTGTGCTTATGCATATGCGGTCACCCGAGTAACGGCCTGGGGCGCTTCCAGCTCGAGGAAGCATTTGCGCAGCAGGTTCTGCGCGGTGAGCAGGCGGTATTCCTTGCTGGCGCGGAAGTCCGAGAGCGGGGTGAAGTCTTCGCCCAGGGCTTCGGCTGCGCGTTCGAAGGTCGCAGCGCTGAACGGCTGGCCGAGCAGGGCGGCCTCGCAGGCTTGCGCGCGTTTCGGGATCGCGGCCATGCCGCCGAAGCCGCTGCGCACGGCAGTGATGCGGCAGTCCTCGACGGTGATGCTGAAGGCTGCGCAGACGGCCGAGATGTCGTCGTCCAGGCGCTTGGAGACCTTGTAGGCGCGGAACGCCTGCTTGGTCTGCGGGCGCGGGACGATGATCTTCTCGATGAACTCGCCTTCCTGGCGCGCGGTGACCTTGTAGTCGATGAAGTATTCGTCGATCGGCAGCTCGCGGCTGTCGTTGCCCTTGCGCAGCACGATGCGCGCGCCCAGGGCGATCAGCAGTGGCGGCGAGTCGCCGATGGGAGAGGCGTTGCCGATGTTGCCGCCCAGGGTGCCCTGGTTGCGGATCTGCAGCGAGGCGAAGCGGTGCAGCAGCTCGCCGAAGTCCGGGTAGTCGTCGGCCAGCACTTCGTAGCAGTCGGTCAGCGCGGCAGCTGCGCCCAGTTCGATGCGGTCGGCGAAGACTTCGACACGCTTCATTTCCTCGACATGGCCGACATAGATCATCACCGGCAGTTCGCGGTGGAACTGGGTGACTTCCAGGGCCAGGTCGGTGCCGCCGGCCAGCAGGCGGGCCTGCGGGTTGGCGCTGTAGAGGTCGGCCAGGTCGGCGATGGTCAGCGGCAGCAGGCAGCGCTTGTCGCCGCTGTTCAGCTCGGCGGTCTCGCGCGGGGCGATGGCCTTGAGCTGGGCGATGGTCTGGGCTTGCGCGGCGTCGTACTGGTCCGGCTGCTTCTGGCAGCAGGACTGCTCGGCGGCATCGAGGATCGGCCGGTAGCCGGTGCAGCGGCAGAGGTTGCCGGCCAGCGCTTCATAGGCTTCGGCCTTGCGCGCTTCGGTGGTTTCGCCGGTGCTGTTCTTTTGCAGGGCGAACAGCGACATGACGAAGCCGGGGGTACAGAAGCCGCATTGCGAGCCGTGGCAATCGACCATGGCCTGCTGCACGCCGTGCAGTTCGCCGCGGTGCTTGAGGTCATCGACCACGATCAGCTGCTTGCCATGCAGGGCAGAAACGAAGGTCAGGCAGGAGTTGAGGGTGCGATAGCGGATGCGCTCGGCGCCTTCGTCGCCGACCAGCTCGCCCACCACCACGGTGCAGGCACCGCAGTCACCGGAGGCGCAGCCCTCCTTGGTGCCGGTCTTGCCGAGGTGCTGGCGCAGGTAGTTGAGCACGGTGAGATTCGGGTCGAGGCGGTCTTCGACACGCAGCTCGCGATTGAGCAGGAACCTGATCAAGGCATGCCTCCAGGCGGTTTCTTGTTTTTGGACGGGGCGCGATGGAGCGAATCTAGGAAAAGCTGACTTTCAAGTCAATATAATTCTGATTTGTCGGTCAGCTATTTCTGCGGGGCCGGCAGGAAAAGGCGACGGCGGAGGCGTGGGCTTTTCGTAGGAGCGGATCTTATCCGCGAAAATCCACTCGCCATGCCTACATGCGCGCCACTGGCGCGCATAGCGGGCAAGGTCTGCTCCTACGCTGTTTTATGGGTCCCCGCGTTCGCGGGGAAGACGCAAGAGAAGACGAATCTTGATCCCGTCACTCCCGCGAACGCGGGAGCCCAAAATACAGTTGCTCCTAAAAGGGGATTCGAGTGAAGCGGGGGCACAAAAAAAGACGGCAGCCGGGGGTATGTCGGCTGCCGTAAAGGCGTGGAGGGTGGAAGGGGTCAGGCGCGCTGGGTGTCGCTGAGCTGGTATTCCTCGCCGGCGTAGTAGGCCCGCACGCGGGGATTCATCACGGCGCGCCAGAGTGGCGGGAACAGCGCCAGGACGATCATCCCGGCATAGCCGTTGGGCAGTTGCGGGCTGGCGTCGTAGTGGCGCAGCACCTGGTAGCGGCGCTTGGCGTAGGCGTGGTGGTCGGAATGCCGCTGCAGGTGGAAGAGGAACAAGTTGGTCAGCAGGAAGTTGCTGTTCCAGCTGTGCTCGTGGGTAGTGCGTTCGTAGCGCCCGTCGTCCAGGCGCCGGCGGTGCAGGCCGTAGTGTTCGACGTAGTTGACGATTTCCAGCAGGGTGAAGGCCATCGCTGACTGGCCGAGGAAGTACACCGCGCCGATCCAGCCGAAGGCGACGCTGAACCCGACCAGGAAGAGCGCGCTGATGACGTACCACCAGATCAGCTCGTTGCGCCAATGCAGCGCCGGCAGGCCCTTGCGTTTCAGACGTTGGGCCTCCAGGCGCCAGGCGTTGAGGAAGTTGTGCTTGTAGGCGTGGGGAAGGAAGGCGTACAGGCTCTGGTCGTAGCGCGAGGAGGAGGCGTCGTCGGGGGTGGAGACGTTCACGTGGTGGCCACGGACGTGCTCGACCTTGAACCCGGCATAGCACACCGCCGCCAGCAGTAGTCCGCCGGCCATCTGCTCCAGTTGCGGGTCCTTGTGGATCAGCTCGTGGGACACGGTGATGCCGATGGCGCCCATCACGGTGCCTACCGAAAGAATCCAGCCGAGCTTGCCGACCCAGTTCCACGCCTCGTAATGGGCGAGCACCCAGCCGCCGTAGACGAGCATGCCCAGCAGCAGCGGCACGGTCAGCAGGCTGAGGAAACGGTAGTAGCCCTCGCGCTCCAGCACCGGCACCTCGGTGGTTTCGTCGGGGTTGGCCGGGTCGCGGCCGACGATGGCATCGAGAATCGGGATCACCAGGAACACCACGCTGATGACGAACCAGCCCCAGGCATTGGGATGGTCGCTGCCGTACGACCACCAGTAGCTCACGGGGATGCCGAACACCGGCACCAGCCAGATCCAGTAGCCGGCTTTCTTCAGGCTCAGCATCCAGGCAGGGGGAAGGAAGGCGAACATGGCGCAACTCTCTATTTGTAGGATTGTCGGACAATCATGCGCCGATATGGCCTAGGACACGCACCAACCTTCGTACAGTCCTTCCCCTTGACCGGAGCCAAGACGGGTAACACCCTGTGTTACACTTCGGCGCCCCCGAGCCCCTCCCGATCAGCCCCGCAGCGATAAGGACAACCATGACGTTCAAGGCCCCGGACAGCCTGGCTGAACAGATTGCCCACCACCTCGCCGAACGCATCATCCGAGGGGAACTCAAGGAGCGCGAGCGCATCCAGGAGCAGAAGGTCA is a genomic window of Pseudomonas knackmussii B13 containing:
- the xdhB gene encoding xanthine dehydrogenase molybdopterin binding subunit → MHKHKKSQEELAALFRADLTTGVGKSVKHESAPKHVSGEAVYIDDRLEFPNQLHVYARMSDRAHARITKLDVSPCYDFPGVAIAITKDDVPGQLDIGPVVAGDPLLADGKVEYVGQMVIAVAADSLETARKAAMAAIIEYEDLEPVLDVVEALRKKHFVLDSHQHKIGDSAAMLASAPNRIQGTLHIGGQEHFYLETQISSVMPTEDGGVIVYTSTQNPTEVQKLVAEVLGISFNKVVIDMRRMGGGFGGKETQAAAPACLCAVIARLTGRPAKMRLPRVEDMQMTGKRHPFYVEYDVGFDDDGLLHGINIDLAGNCGYSPDLSGSIVDRAMFHSDNAYFLGNATVNGHRCKTNTASNTAYRGFGGPQGMVAIEEIMDAVARHLGKDPLEVRKRNYYGKEDRNVTHYYQQVEHNLLEEMTAELEASAEYTKRRAEIREFNAKSPVLKKGLALTPVKFGISFTATFLNQAGALIHIYTDGSIHLNHGGTEMGQGLNTKVAQVVAEVFQVDIERVQITATNTDKVPNTSPTAASSGADLNGKAAQNAAEIIKQRLVEFAARHWKVTEEDVEFRNNQVRVRDQFVPFEELIQQAYFGQVSLSSTGFYRTPKIYYDRDKARGRPFYYYAFGVSCSEVLVDTLTGEYRMLRTDILHDVGDSLNPAIDIGQVEGGFVQGMGWLTMEELVWNAKGKLMTNGPASYKIPAIADMPQDLRVKLVENRKNPEQTVFHSKAVGEPPFMLGISVFCAIKDAVASLADYRVQPQIDAPATPERVLWGVEQMRKLKAQQAALPQTQTEPA
- the xdhC gene encoding xanthine dehydrogenase accessory protein XdhC, whose product is MNWISALADLQQRGEAAVLVTIIEERGSTPRNAGSKMVVSAEKLYDTIGGGHLEYKAQQIAREMLEQRSREPRLERFSLGASLGQCCGGATVLLFEPMGQPQAHIAVFGAGHVGRALVPLLASLPCKVSWIDSREAEFPESIPAGVEKVLNDEVVDEVENMPAGSYFIVMTHNHALDLELTAAILKCNDFAYFGLIGSDTKRAKFEHRLRDRGFASETVQRMRCPMGIAEVKGKLPVEIAVSIAGEVIATYNATFGQEKASGENSVAKLLPVSRRAPPAESGA
- the xdhA gene encoding xanthine dehydrogenase small subunit yields the protein MIRFLLNRELRVEDRLDPNLTVLNYLRQHLGKTGTKEGCASGDCGACTVVVGELVGDEGAERIRYRTLNSCLTFVSALHGKQLIVVDDLKHRGELHGVQQAMVDCHGSQCGFCTPGFVMSLFALQKNSTGETTEARKAEAYEALAGNLCRCTGYRPILDAAEQSCCQKQPDQYDAAQAQTIAQLKAIAPRETAELNSGDKRCLLPLTIADLADLYSANPQARLLAGGTDLALEVTQFHRELPVMIYVGHVEEMKRVEVFADRIELGAAAALTDCYEVLADDYPDFGELLHRFASLQIRNQGTLGGNIGNASPIGDSPPLLIALGARIVLRKGNDSRELPIDEYFIDYKVTARQEGEFIEKIIVPRPQTKQAFRAYKVSKRLDDDISAVCAAFSITVEDCRITAVRSGFGGMAAIPKRAQACEAALLGQPFSAATFERAAEALGEDFTPLSDFRASKEYRLLTAQNLLRKCFLELEAPQAVTRVTAYA
- a CDS encoding alkane 1-monooxygenase — protein: MFAFLPPAWMLSLKKAGYWIWLVPVFGIPVSYWWSYGSDHPNAWGWFVISVVFLVIPILDAIVGRDPANPDETTEVPVLEREGYYRFLSLLTVPLLLGMLVYGGWVLAHYEAWNWVGKLGWILSVGTVMGAIGITVSHELIHKDPQLEQMAGGLLLAAVCYAGFKVEHVRGHHVNVSTPDDASSSRYDQSLYAFLPHAYKHNFLNAWRLEAQRLKRKGLPALHWRNELIWWYVISALFLVGFSVAFGWIGAVYFLGQSAMAFTLLEIVNYVEHYGLHRRRLDDGRYERTTHEHSWNSNFLLTNLFLFHLQRHSDHHAYAKRRYQVLRHYDASPQLPNGYAGMIVLALFPPLWRAVMNPRVRAYYAGEEYQLSDTQRA